From Spirosoma aerolatum, one genomic window encodes:
- a CDS encoding amidohydrolase — MNISLLQTNLYWQDPVANRAMLEERIFNLTEPSDLIVLPEMFTTGFTMDAASVAEPMNLTTFRWLKQMAAQTGAVVTGSYVVKEGGKFFNRLVWMQPDGQFDTYDKRHLFRMAGEEKIYTAGTRRIIKEWKGWRICPLVCYDLRFPVWSRNTDGQSHEFAYDLLLYVANWPAVRRAPWNTLLQARAIENLAYVAGVNRVGIDGNGHPYSGDSAIIDFKGEVLARHTDTEIAHQQTISLDDLQAFRQKFPANLDADQYFIE; from the coding sequence ATGAATATCTCTCTCCTCCAAACCAACTTATACTGGCAAGATCCGGTAGCGAACCGCGCCATGCTGGAGGAGCGTATTTTTAACCTCACCGAGCCTAGTGACCTGATCGTATTGCCCGAAATGTTTACGACGGGCTTCACAATGGATGCCGCTTCTGTAGCAGAGCCTATGAACCTGACCACCTTCCGCTGGCTTAAGCAGATGGCGGCACAAACGGGTGCTGTAGTAACGGGAAGTTATGTGGTAAAGGAAGGAGGTAAGTTCTTCAATCGGCTCGTCTGGATGCAGCCCGATGGGCAGTTCGATACCTACGACAAACGGCATCTGTTCCGCATGGCGGGCGAAGAAAAAATTTATACGGCTGGAACTCGTCGGATTATCAAAGAATGGAAAGGCTGGCGAATCTGTCCGCTTGTCTGCTACGATCTTCGGTTTCCGGTCTGGAGCCGGAACACCGATGGCCAATCCCATGAGTTTGCTTATGACTTGCTCCTGTATGTAGCCAACTGGCCAGCCGTTCGTCGAGCCCCCTGGAATACGCTATTGCAGGCACGAGCTATCGAAAATCTGGCCTATGTAGCGGGCGTCAATCGCGTGGGTATCGATGGAAACGGCCACCCCTACTCGGGCGACTCAGCCATCATTGACTTTAAAGGGGAAGTACTTGCCCGCCATACCGATACCGAAATCGCTCATCAGCAAACGATTTCCCTGGATGATTTACAGGCATTTCGGCAGAAATTTCCAGCCAATCTAGATGCAGACCAATATTTTATCGAATAA
- the def gene encoding peptide deformylase, which produces MILPIIAYGDPVLRKRAKDIEPGSIDVKTLSENMFETMYAASGVGLAAPQIGQSIRMFVVDGSPMNEGEPEEEIDQSLIDFKKVFINPEIIEEAGDDWGFEEGCLSIPGIRGEVFRPEIVVIRYFDTDWNEHEEEYDGMAARIIQHEYDHLEGKLFTDYLPPIRRTLIKKKLADISKGKTDAEYKMKFPK; this is translated from the coding sequence ATGATACTCCCAATAATTGCCTATGGCGACCCCGTTTTACGGAAGCGGGCTAAAGACATTGAACCCGGTAGCATTGACGTAAAAACGTTGAGCGAGAATATGTTCGAAACCATGTACGCGGCTTCGGGTGTTGGCTTAGCGGCCCCACAGATTGGGCAAAGTATTCGGATGTTTGTGGTCGATGGCTCCCCAATGAATGAAGGCGAGCCCGAAGAAGAAATTGACCAAAGCCTGATTGATTTCAAAAAAGTATTTATCAATCCTGAAATTATTGAAGAAGCGGGCGACGATTGGGGCTTTGAGGAAGGTTGTCTGAGTATTCCAGGTATTCGGGGCGAAGTGTTCCGACCTGAAATTGTCGTTATTCGCTATTTTGATACCGATTGGAACGAACACGAAGAAGAATACGATGGCATGGCGGCCCGAATTATTCAGCACGAGTACGACCACCTGGAAGGCAAACTGTTTACCGATTACCTACCTCCTATCCGCCGGACGCTCATCAAGAAAAAACTGGCCGATATCTCAAAAGGCAAAACCGACGCGGAGTATAAAATGAAGTTTCCAAAGTAA
- the ruvX gene encoding Holliday junction resolvase RuvX, translated as MARLLAIDYGSKRTGIAVTDPLQLIASALETVPSHEVLKFLKAYTQREPVEAYIVGLPKGLDGADTDNTARVRKFVTHLQNAFPDIPVHWHDERFTSVMALQAMIAGGSTKKDRREKGNIDKVSAAIILQSYMESKK; from the coding sequence ATGGCAAGACTATTAGCGATCGATTACGGTTCGAAGCGAACGGGTATAGCCGTTACTGACCCCCTGCAATTAATTGCCTCGGCGTTGGAAACGGTGCCTTCCCACGAAGTATTAAAGTTTTTAAAGGCCTATACGCAGCGCGAACCCGTCGAAGCTTATATAGTGGGCTTGCCCAAAGGACTAGATGGTGCCGATACCGACAATACCGCCCGGGTTCGGAAGTTTGTGACGCATTTGCAGAACGCATTCCCCGATATTCCGGTCCACTGGCACGACGAACGGTTCACCTCAGTAATGGCCTTGCAGGCCATGATTGCCGGAGGAAGTACCAAAAAGGACCGACGCGAGAAAGGAAACATCGATAAAGTAAGTGCCGCCATCATTCTACAATCGTACATGGAAAGCAAAAAGTAA
- a CDS encoding nucleotidyltransferase family protein, with the protein MSLATIILAAGASNRLGGQPKQLLTQDGTSLIQRIVQTALSLKAGPVIVVLGANQSLIQPVIQHLPVQLVTNPNWQEGLASSLHAGLTSLTDTSIESFLVLLTDQPFVTVDLLQKVINTQQQTGKGIVACRYGNPDHLGVPALFSISYRSTFMQLSGDVGARKLIQQHADDCAEVAFDLGTIDLDTWADVEKWQGGPGAGVSIDWKA; encoded by the coding sequence ATGAGTCTCGCCACAATCATCCTGGCAGCGGGTGCTTCTAACCGACTCGGAGGTCAGCCGAAACAGTTATTGACACAGGACGGTACGTCACTGATTCAACGTATTGTTCAAACCGCATTATCGCTAAAGGCCGGGCCAGTTATTGTCGTTTTGGGCGCCAACCAATCGCTCATTCAGCCTGTAATTCAGCATCTACCCGTTCAGCTAGTAACCAATCCGAACTGGCAGGAGGGGTTGGCCTCTTCTTTACACGCTGGCTTGACTAGTCTGACCGACACCTCAATAGAATCCTTCCTGGTTCTCCTGACCGACCAGCCCTTCGTTACGGTTGATTTACTGCAAAAGGTTATTAATACCCAGCAACAGACCGGCAAAGGAATCGTTGCATGCCGGTATGGCAACCCTGATCATTTAGGTGTACCCGCCTTATTTTCAATAAGCTACCGCTCGACGTTTATGCAACTCTCCGGCGATGTAGGTGCCCGTAAGCTCATACAACAACATGCGGATGATTGTGCCGAAGTGGCTTTTGACCTAGGTACCATCGATCTGGATACGTGGGCCGATGTGGAGAAGTGGCAGGGAGGGCCTGGAGCAGGGGTTAGTATAGATTGGAAAGCGTAG
- a CDS encoding XdhC family protein has product MKEITRIVDVFEQIDFSQRKAALATVVWVEGSSYRRPGARMLITDDGRWEGAISGGCLEGDALRKARQVMLDGQPIVVTYDTMDDGANSFGVGLGCNGIIDVLIEPIQPTNPQNPIAFLKEFAQKRDVRALATILKSDGTTLLPGNRFVLTGLADDSVPTWLKPDMEEVFDLGKPLTKGYTVGLETVEVFIERIDPGIELVIFGAGYDVIPVAKLAREIGWQVTVTDDCIAHLSPKRFPAATCVLYADRQVVLDQLTISDRTAAVLMSHNFNYDRAVLQELLKTEVPYIGMLGPRKRFDKMQDEFAKDRLSFSEAQLNRVHSPIGLDLGAETPDEIALSIIAEIKAFFTRRTGSFLKDKSGPIHERVSGNAAGYGRLGTSIDLEDIGAGTVGLDA; this is encoded by the coding sequence ATGAAGGAAATAACCCGTATCGTCGACGTTTTTGAGCAGATTGACTTTTCGCAGCGGAAAGCCGCTTTGGCAACTGTTGTCTGGGTCGAAGGGTCTTCGTATCGGCGTCCGGGCGCCCGTATGCTCATTACGGACGACGGGCGTTGGGAAGGAGCGATCAGTGGCGGTTGTCTGGAAGGCGATGCGCTACGGAAAGCCCGACAGGTAATGCTCGATGGGCAACCCATTGTGGTTACTTACGATACCATGGACGATGGGGCTAACAGCTTTGGAGTAGGGTTAGGCTGCAACGGCATTATCGACGTACTGATCGAACCGATTCAACCTACGAATCCCCAAAACCCAATCGCGTTTCTGAAGGAATTTGCCCAGAAACGTGATGTCCGAGCTTTAGCCACCATTCTGAAAAGTGATGGCACTACATTACTCCCTGGCAATCGGTTTGTGCTGACAGGACTAGCCGATGACTCTGTACCGACCTGGCTTAAGCCCGATATGGAAGAGGTCTTCGATCTGGGGAAACCATTGACAAAAGGCTATACAGTTGGGCTGGAAACTGTCGAAGTATTTATAGAACGCATCGATCCGGGCATCGAATTAGTCATTTTTGGGGCAGGATACGATGTGATTCCCGTAGCCAAACTCGCTCGTGAAATAGGCTGGCAGGTAACCGTTACCGACGACTGCATTGCTCACCTATCGCCTAAACGATTCCCGGCCGCCACCTGTGTTCTGTATGCCGACCGACAGGTGGTGCTCGATCAACTGACCATTTCGGATCGCACGGCAGCGGTACTGATGTCGCATAACTTCAACTACGACCGAGCGGTATTGCAGGAGCTTCTTAAAACCGAAGTGCCCTATATTGGTATGCTGGGCCCCCGCAAACGGTTCGACAAAATGCAGGACGAATTTGCTAAAGATCGGTTATCGTTCTCGGAAGCTCAATTAAATCGCGTTCATTCGCCGATTGGTCTGGATCTGGGCGCTGAAACTCCGGACGAAATTGCGCTTTCCATTATTGCCGAAATAAAAGCGTTCTTCACCCGACGAACCGGCAGTTTTTTGAAAGACAAATCAGGCCCTATTCATGAACGAGTTTCGGGCAATGCCGCCGGTTATGGCCGACTCGGTACGTCGATTGATTTAGAAGACATCGGTGCGGGTACAGTAGGCCTGGACGCATGA